A genomic region of Laspinema palackyanum D2c contains the following coding sequences:
- a CDS encoding S-layer homology domain-containing protein — translation MRVFMMVFGLMLPVGMMESADAQSTYTDITNHWARTCIENLAQREILSVFSADTFRPEDPIQRVEFASVVRKAFPNVEPVRDPIEFIDIPTDYWGREIVQDAYRRGFISPYSGRIFNPTQVIPRWQAIALLTTGLRYKSPENSMETIEASLADWEGIPDYARGPIAAGIQNRLVVNYPDPRTLNPTEPISRGELASMICQVKEDIGAIALVPQQYVASPDAIATVETPTVETPTAETPTAETPPVETPTAETPPVETPPVETPTATPPTSATPIAAGNQRWQSAVLTNVLNFQPPGITPDSQVEQCVTDTTGTRRCESISASMDATAIAIDGQGFIMASGHRGADLAPINLWDLRTGDRIRTLPGHTGRVGALAIAPNGQRAISGGGDGEIKIWDIRTGTLTQTLTGHTSEVTGLAIAPNGNTAISSSRDRTVKLWDLNTGELLRTLDDRQTAMLDVAVSSDGRMAASSSEDGLVRLWNLQTGELIRTISADINAVRTLAFSPNGQTLATGGEGTIRLWNIANGDLLRTIARNPEATFFEVALSNDGETLVGTVQEGDINAIRVWDVRTGALLHFFPTAAAAIALTPDGQTLVGGGWDIKIWRMP, via the coding sequence ATGCGGGTATTCATGATGGTGTTTGGGTTGATGCTGCCGGTGGGCATGATGGAATCGGCAGATGCCCAGTCTACCTATACGGATATTACCAATCATTGGGCAAGGACTTGTATTGAAAACCTCGCGCAAAGGGAGATCCTCTCGGTGTTTTCCGCTGATACGTTTCGCCCGGAGGACCCAATTCAGCGGGTGGAGTTTGCCTCGGTGGTTCGCAAAGCGTTCCCAAATGTGGAACCTGTTCGGGATCCGATTGAATTTATTGATATTCCGACGGATTATTGGGGGCGGGAAATTGTCCAGGATGCTTACCGTAGGGGGTTTATTTCTCCTTATTCCGGTCGCATTTTTAACCCGACTCAGGTGATTCCCCGTTGGCAGGCGATCGCCTTGTTAACCACAGGTTTGCGCTACAAGTCGCCGGAGAATAGCATGGAGACGATTGAGGCATCTCTGGCGGATTGGGAAGGGATTCCTGATTATGCCCGAGGGCCGATCGCCGCAGGGATTCAAAACCGTCTGGTGGTGAATTATCCCGATCCTCGGACTTTAAACCCCACAGAACCGATTTCCCGGGGTGAGTTGGCATCGATGATTTGTCAAGTCAAAGAAGATATTGGTGCCATTGCTTTGGTCCCTCAACAGTATGTGGCCTCACCGGATGCGATCGCCACCGTAGAAACACCAACCGTAGAAACACCAACCGCAGAAACACCAACCGCAGAAACACCACCTGTAGAAACACCAACCGCAGAAACACCACCTGTAGAAACACCACCTGTAGAAACACCAACGGCAACGCCTCCAACCTCTGCGACCCCGATCGCTGCTGGGAATCAACGGTGGCAATCTGCTGTCTTGACCAATGTTTTGAACTTCCAACCCCCGGGAATCACCCCCGATTCCCAGGTGGAACAATGCGTTACCGATACCACTGGAACCCGTCGCTGTGAGTCCATTTCGGCCTCAATGGATGCAACGGCGATCGCCATTGATGGTCAAGGATTTATCATGGCAAGTGGTCATCGTGGGGCGGATTTGGCCCCGATTAATCTCTGGGACCTGAGAACCGGGGACCGGATTCGGACTTTACCCGGACATACGGGGAGAGTGGGGGCCTTGGCGATCGCCCCCAATGGACAACGGGCGATTAGTGGCGGTGGCGATGGAGAGATTAAAATTTGGGATATCAGAACTGGGACTCTAACTCAAACCCTCACGGGACATACTAGCGAAGTGACGGGATTAGCGATCGCCCCCAATGGCAATACTGCCATCAGCAGCAGTCGCGATCGCACGGTAAAACTGTGGGATTTGAATACCGGCGAACTCCTGCGAACCCTGGACGATCGCCAAACGGCTATGTTAGATGTAGCAGTGAGTTCCGATGGTCGAATGGCCGCCAGTAGTAGTGAAGATGGACTGGTTCGCCTCTGGAATCTCCAAACCGGGGAGTTAATTCGGACGATTTCTGCGGATATTAATGCGGTCCGAACTCTCGCTTTTAGTCCCAATGGTCAGACTTTGGCAACAGGTGGAGAGGGAACGATTCGCCTGTGGAATATCGCCAATGGGGATTTACTTCGCACGATCGCCCGCAATCCCGAGGCAACCTTTTTTGAAGTTGCCTTGAGTAATGATGGGGAAACTCTGGTGGGAACGGTTCAAGAAGGAGACATCAATGCGATTCGGGTTTGGGATGTGAGAACCGGGGCATTATTGCACTTTTTCCCCACAGCAGCAGCGGCGATCGCCTTAACTCCCGATGGTCAAACCTTGGTGGGTGGGGGTTGGGATATTAAAATTTGGCGGATGCCTTGA
- a CDS encoding trypsin-like peptidase domain-containing protein, whose product MNHGLHRFSRMAGLMALMAIAAVGFTQVPFSGRWEGWGLQALASDSPLFNPPLAIEEVTAIAKDMTVFIAGPTSGSGAIVHRQGTVYTVLTTKTVVSGSGPYQVVTSNGRRYSVSPEGVILLPLVDLAVLQFTSSETYPVAQLAEPSDSQIYLTVANQPQTTLFAAGNLVSTAGTNLSDGYDLRYNSALKSSGSGGPVVDRWGRLIGIQGRFNPESVTGSSAIAVSNFVRLAPTVGLNLGWRGWILSNVIQPATQPRAIALSPDGSLLATDGGYNRIQLWDWQSSQLNATLSGHNSEVNSLAISPNKQILVSGDQQGQVIIWNLRTGQIANTLTRSRPNQSNPITSVAITANGQTLITGSNQGIELWDINTGRLVLTLPESGEANAIAISPDSRTLVSGHLDNTLKVWNLLNGNLVQTLEAGERGFIVESVAISPDGQTIAAGTYRELRLWNLERGIRQRTIVAHCDLCYVYDLAFTPDGTGIVSTSEDGTKIWNIADGTLLRTLDGTAKSLAFSGDRTLILGGDTLRIWQVP is encoded by the coding sequence ATGAACCACGGATTGCACAGATTTTCACGGATGGCGGGATTGATGGCACTCATGGCGATCGCTGCTGTGGGATTTACTCAGGTTCCTTTTTCGGGGAGGTGGGAAGGGTGGGGGTTGCAGGCGTTGGCGTCAGATTCTCCGCTGTTTAATCCGCCTCTAGCGATTGAGGAGGTGACGGCAATCGCCAAGGATATGACGGTGTTTATTGCCGGTCCGACTTCGGGTTCGGGGGCGATCGTTCATCGTCAGGGGACTGTTTATACAGTTCTGACGACGAAGACGGTGGTTTCTGGGTCTGGTCCCTATCAAGTGGTGACAAGCAATGGCCGACGGTATTCGGTGAGTCCGGAAGGGGTAATTCTGCTGCCTCTGGTGGATTTGGCTGTCTTACAGTTTACCAGTTCTGAAACCTATCCGGTGGCACAGTTGGCCGAACCCTCGGATTCGCAAATTTATCTCACTGTTGCCAATCAACCCCAAACGACCCTGTTCGCCGCAGGAAATTTAGTGTCTACGGCGGGAACGAATCTCTCGGATGGGTACGATTTGCGGTATAATAGTGCCTTGAAATCCTCTGGGAGTGGCGGTCCAGTGGTGGACCGTTGGGGTCGGTTGATTGGGATTCAGGGTCGGTTTAATCCTGAGTCGGTGACGGGAAGTTCGGCCATTGCCGTGAGTAATTTTGTGCGATTAGCGCCTACGGTGGGGTTAAATTTGGGATGGCGGGGTTGGATTCTGTCTAATGTGATCCAACCGGCAACCCAACCCCGGGCGATCGCCTTGAGTCCTGATGGCAGTCTGTTGGCAACGGATGGCGGATACAATCGGATTCAGTTATGGGATTGGCAGTCAAGTCAGTTGAACGCTACCTTATCAGGACATAATAGTGAGGTGAATTCCCTGGCGATTAGTCCCAATAAACAGATTTTAGTCAGTGGCGATCAACAGGGTCAGGTGATCATTTGGAATTTGCGAACGGGACAAATTGCCAATACCCTCACGCGATCGCGTCCGAATCAGTCCAATCCCATCACCTCGGTGGCGATTACTGCCAATGGTCAAACGTTAATCACCGGCAGTAATCAAGGGATTGAACTGTGGGATATTAACACCGGACGCTTGGTTTTGACCTTGCCTGAGTCTGGGGAGGCGAATGCGATCGCCATTAGTCCGGACAGTCGCACATTAGTTAGCGGTCATCTGGATAATACCCTGAAAGTGTGGAACTTGCTGAATGGGAACTTAGTGCAGACCCTGGAAGCGGGAGAACGGGGATTTATAGTCGAATCCGTTGCCATCAGTCCCGATGGTCAAACTATTGCTGCGGGAACCTATCGAGAACTTCGACTCTGGAACCTGGAACGGGGAATTCGCCAGCGCACGATTGTCGCCCATTGTGATTTATGCTATGTGTATGATTTGGCCTTTACTCCCGATGGGACGGGGATTGTTTCTACCAGTGAAGATGGGACTAAAATCTGGAATATAGCCGATGGAACATTGCTGCGGACCCTGGATGGAACGGCGAAATCCTTGGCCTTTAGTGGCGATCGCACCCTAATTTTAGGCGGGGATACCTTGCGAATTTGGCAAGTTCCATAA
- a CDS encoding Uma2 family endonuclease — protein MTPEEYFAAEEISPIRREYIRGEVYPMLASTPAHNMITLNLATILRKQVRGTKGHVFVQDIKIRIETVDAFYYPDLTVTCDPRDSQVINSFIRYPCLIVEVLSESTEAFDRGDKFADYRQIPTLKEYLIISQTRPHVECFRRNERGRWELYSYHALEQIQLTSLNLRIDMATLYEDVW, from the coding sequence ATGACGCCGGAAGAGTATTTCGCAGCAGAAGAAATCAGCCCGATTCGTCGCGAATACATTCGGGGGGAAGTCTATCCGATGTTAGCATCTACCCCAGCTCATAACATGATTACCTTGAATTTGGCAACAATCCTCAGAAAACAGGTCCGAGGAACGAAAGGTCATGTATTTGTACAAGATATCAAAATTAGAATAGAAACCGTCGATGCTTTCTATTATCCCGATTTGACCGTGACTTGTGACCCTCGCGACTCCCAGGTAATTAACTCCTTTATTCGCTACCCCTGCTTGATTGTAGAAGTGCTATCCGAGTCTACTGAAGCATTCGACCGAGGGGATAAATTTGCCGATTATCGTCAAATTCCAACCTTAAAAGAGTATTTAATTATCAGTCAAACTCGCCCCCATGTAGAATGTTTTCGGCGCAATGAAAGGGGACGATGGGAATTATATAGTTATCACGCCCTAGAACAAATTCAGTTAACTAGCCTTAATCTCCGAATTGATATGGCGACTCTGTATGAGGATGTTTGGTAA
- a CDS encoding DUF2062 domain-containing protein, which produces MLHKHPLSINSRRTKINRFRLTSLFSKRKRPGSRWHRFWRYYFWRLVRQKGSPEFLARGLAAGVFAGLFPLFGLQTIIGVTLAILFRGNKWMAVAGTWVSNPLTYGPIFWLNFEVGQWLLKSHEEFDMERLKSTKALLEVGADFVLTLFVGCVVMASLSAFLSYFFGIKLIRRWRTLHRSWRRRHHSGR; this is translated from the coding sequence ATGTTGCATAAACACCCGTTGTCCATCAACTCCCGGAGGACCAAAATCAATCGCTTTCGTTTAACTTCTCTGTTCTCTAAACGCAAACGTCCCGGCAGTCGATGGCATCGGTTTTGGCGTTACTACTTCTGGCGTTTAGTTCGGCAAAAGGGCAGTCCAGAATTCCTCGCCCGAGGGTTGGCGGCGGGGGTATTTGCGGGATTGTTTCCTTTATTTGGCCTGCAAACGATTATTGGGGTGACCTTAGCGATTCTGTTTCGCGGGAATAAATGGATGGCGGTTGCTGGCACTTGGGTCAGCAATCCCTTAACTTATGGGCCGATATTTTGGCTGAATTTTGAGGTGGGTCAATGGCTACTCAAATCCCATGAAGAGTTTGATATGGAACGCTTGAAATCCACGAAAGCCTTACTGGAAGTGGGGGCGGACTTTGTACTTACTCTCTTTGTCGGCTGTGTGGTGATGGCGAGTTTGAGTGCATTTTTAAGCTACTTTTTCGGGATTAAACTGATTCGCCGTTGGCGGACTCTTCACCGGAGTTGGCGTCGCCGACACCATTCGGGGCGCTAA
- the mnmE gene encoding tRNA uridine-5-carboxymethylaminomethyl(34) synthesis GTPase MnmE, which produces MDRVTQRETIAAIATAIVPQQGSIGIVRLSGSQALAIAQTLFHAPGSQPWETHRILYGTIRHPKTQQIVDEALLLLMKSPRSFTREDVVEFHCHGGIIPVQQVLQLCLELGARLAQPGEFTLRAFLNGRLDLTQAESVADLVGAQSPAASQAALAGLQGKLAHPIRQLRTQCLDILAEIEARIDFEEDLPPLNEPEIIQSIQGILKEVERILGTANQGQLLRMGLKVAIVGRPNVGKSSLLNAWSRSDRAIVTNLPGTTRDVVESQLVVQGIPVQVLDTAGIRATEDTVEKIGVERSRRAAQSADLVLLTLDAQAGWTADEQEIYQQVKDKPIVVIFNKIDLVEHIPPLPLLDNIRETVKTSAAHQQGIEALETAILNAVHAGNLQAGNLDFAINQRQAAALTRAQTALEQVQTTIDQQLPLDFWTIDLRGAIQALGEITGEEVTESVLDRIFSRFCIGK; this is translated from the coding sequence ATGGATCGGGTGACGCAACGGGAGACGATAGCGGCGATCGCCACGGCGATTGTTCCACAGCAAGGGAGTATCGGGATTGTCCGCCTGTCGGGGTCCCAGGCATTGGCGATCGCCCAAACCCTCTTTCATGCGCCCGGATCCCAACCCTGGGAAACCCACCGGATCCTCTACGGGACAATTCGTCACCCCAAAACCCAGCAAATCGTCGATGAAGCCCTCTTGTTGCTGATGAAATCCCCCCGGTCCTTCACCCGGGAGGATGTGGTTGAGTTTCATTGTCATGGCGGTATCATTCCCGTTCAACAAGTCTTACAACTCTGTTTAGAACTCGGGGCTAGATTAGCACAACCGGGAGAATTTACCCTTCGGGCCTTTTTAAATGGACGATTAGACTTAACTCAAGCAGAAAGTGTCGCCGATTTAGTCGGTGCCCAATCGCCTGCTGCCTCTCAAGCGGCTTTAGCCGGATTGCAAGGCAAATTAGCCCATCCCATTCGCCAATTACGCACTCAATGTTTGGATATCCTAGCAGAAATTGAAGCCCGCATTGATTTTGAAGAAGATTTACCGCCCTTGAATGAACCAGAAATCATTCAATCGATTCAGGGAATACTTAAAGAAGTCGAGAGAATTTTAGGAACTGCCAACCAAGGGCAACTGTTGCGGATGGGATTAAAAGTTGCCATTGTCGGGCGTCCGAATGTGGGGAAATCGAGTTTATTGAATGCCTGGAGTCGTAGCGATCGCGCCATTGTTACCAACCTTCCCGGGACTACCCGAGATGTCGTAGAATCCCAATTAGTCGTTCAGGGAATTCCCGTCCAAGTCCTCGATACCGCAGGCATTCGCGCCACCGAAGACACGGTAGAGAAAATCGGCGTTGAGCGATCGCGACGGGCGGCACAATCTGCTGATTTAGTCCTATTAACCCTCGATGCCCAAGCCGGTTGGACTGCGGACGAACAGGAGATTTATCAACAAGTCAAAGATAAACCCATTGTTGTCATCTTCAATAAAATTGATTTAGTCGAACACATTCCCCCCTTACCTCTGCTAGACAATATCCGCGAAACCGTTAAAACCTCTGCCGCCCATCAACAAGGCATTGAAGCCTTAGAAACCGCCATTTTAAATGCCGTTCATGCCGGAAACTTGCAAGCCGGAAATCTGGATTTTGCCATTAATCAACGCCAAGCCGCTGCCTTAACCCGCGCCCAAACTGCCCTAGAACAAGTTCAAACCACCATTGACCAACAGTTACCCCTAGATTTCTGGACCATCGACCTTAGAGGCGCAATTCAAGCATTAGGAGAAATCACCGGGGAAGAAGTAACCGAATCCGTTTTGGACCGCATTTTTAGCCGGTTTTGCATTGGGAAATAA
- a CDS encoding MASE1 domain-containing protein: MTSNSNLKVSWPLTKSETTLIQILIVAVVYFLISEWGAVFLLLPDGGSPVWPGSGIALASVLLMGYPIIIGVLLGNILVNFYQTPWGILDLLMNFNFTLGNTLETLSAAYFIHKFSVNFRMFSRVKDVVYFVVLAGLISPMLSATFGATTILLVGNISADIYPRLWGSWWIGDVVGILVFAPVLLVFGQGFKVFLKKSQHRWMEGLVFVFITLVICQMAFGKGYPVEYMLLPLLVWVVFRFGQWSATLLLLISSVIAIFATANESGPFIRSNLNESLILLQSFVGVFSLTTLTLSAVVCENEQAKQRLETANIQLQHLDRLKDEFLANTSHELRTPLNGIIGIAESLIDGATGELPIPTRANLAMISSSGRRLSNLVNDLLDFSKLKHKTLDLQLKPIDLRSLVEIVFTLSLPLVGNKNLKLVNNISLDLPAVIADENRLQQILHNLMGNAIKFTETGTIEISAQRISGHNLLENISSGSQLEITLTDTGIGIAEDKLERIFESFEQAEGSTARLYGGTGVGLAIAKQLVELHGGQIWVKSRLGEGSKFTFTLPLSGEKVENSSETLPLLKQFATADLNQDPLEPRVIASHQGSAKLLIVDDEPINLQVLVNMLSLQNYTVIQAKSGLEALELLNKGFKPDLVLLDVMMPKMTGYEVTQKIRETWQASEMPVLLLTAKNQLSDLVAGFEAGANDYLTKPVEKDELLARIKTHLNLLRLKTENVRLVAELEVTRQQQQMLLPSAEELLWIEGLEIAAFMEPATEVGGDYYDVIQHQGGVKIGIGDVTGHGLESGVLMIMVQMAVRTLLQSDISNPVHFLTLLNLAVYGNLQRMKSEKNMSLMLLDYHQGKLVVSGQHEDIILVRAEGQVELIDTVDLGFPVGLVEDIGEFVAEMEIELNPGDVAIVYTDGITEAENIEGVQYGLHRMKELAGQQQGRSATEIVDVILADVREFIGEQKVYDDITLLVLKQK, from the coding sequence ATGACCTCAAATTCAAACCTAAAAGTGTCTTGGCCCTTGACGAAGAGCGAAACAACCCTTATCCAAATCCTGATCGTGGCAGTCGTCTATTTCCTCATTTCTGAGTGGGGGGCAGTCTTCCTCCTCCTCCCAGATGGTGGAAGCCCAGTCTGGCCCGGGTCTGGGATTGCATTAGCCTCGGTTTTATTAATGGGATACCCCATTATCATTGGGGTGTTATTAGGAAATATCCTGGTCAATTTTTATCAAACTCCCTGGGGCATTCTCGATCTACTGATGAATTTTAATTTTACCCTAGGCAATACGTTGGAAACCCTATCTGCTGCCTATTTTATTCATAAATTCTCGGTGAATTTTAGGATGTTTTCCCGAGTTAAAGACGTCGTATATTTTGTGGTCTTAGCGGGATTAATTAGCCCGATGTTAAGTGCGACTTTTGGAGCAACCACGATTTTGTTAGTCGGCAACATTTCGGCGGACATTTATCCCCGCCTCTGGGGAAGCTGGTGGATTGGAGATGTGGTAGGAATTCTAGTTTTTGCCCCAGTTTTATTAGTCTTTGGTCAGGGATTTAAGGTGTTTTTGAAAAAAAGTCAACACCGATGGATGGAAGGGTTGGTTTTTGTATTTATTACCCTGGTAATCTGTCAAATGGCTTTCGGTAAAGGATACCCGGTCGAATATATGTTGCTACCTTTATTAGTCTGGGTTGTCTTTCGGTTTGGACAATGGTCGGCGACTTTATTATTATTAATTAGTTCAGTGATCGCCATTTTTGCCACCGCTAATGAGTCGGGACCTTTTATTCGCAGTAACCTCAACGAATCTTTAATCCTGTTGCAATCTTTTGTGGGAGTTTTTTCTCTGACAACCTTAACCCTGTCGGCGGTAGTTTGTGAAAATGAACAAGCGAAGCAACGACTGGAAACGGCTAATATTCAATTACAACATCTCGATCGCCTCAAGGATGAATTTCTAGCCAATACGTCCCATGAATTGCGAACGCCTCTGAATGGCATTATTGGCATTGCCGAATCCCTGATTGATGGTGCAACGGGAGAATTACCCATTCCCACTCGGGCCAATTTAGCGATGATTTCCTCCAGTGGGCGGCGGTTATCAAATTTAGTCAATGATTTGCTGGATTTCTCGAAACTCAAACACAAAACCCTGGATTTACAACTCAAACCCATAGACTTGCGTTCCTTAGTAGAAATTGTCTTTACCCTCAGTTTACCCTTAGTGGGGAATAAAAATCTGAAATTGGTCAATAACATTTCCTTAGATTTACCAGCGGTTATAGCGGATGAAAATCGCTTACAACAAATTCTTCATAACTTAATGGGAAATGCCATTAAATTCACCGAAACTGGAACCATAGAAATTTCTGCCCAGCGAATATCTGGGCATAACTTGTTGGAAAATATTTCCTCGGGTTCTCAACTGGAAATTACTCTGACCGATACGGGAATTGGGATTGCTGAGGATAAATTAGAGCGGATTTTTGAATCGTTTGAACAAGCGGAAGGGTCTACGGCGAGACTCTATGGAGGAACGGGAGTGGGATTGGCGATCGCCAAACAATTAGTTGAGTTACATGGCGGCCAAATTTGGGTAAAGTCTCGCCTGGGAGAAGGGTCAAAATTTACCTTTACTTTGCCTCTTTCTGGGGAAAAAGTCGAAAACTCCTCGGAAACTTTGCCCTTACTCAAACAGTTCGCCACAGCGGATTTAAACCAGGATCCCTTGGAACCTCGGGTCATTGCCTCTCATCAAGGATCCGCTAAACTTTTAATTGTAGATGATGAACCGATTAACCTCCAGGTTTTGGTTAATATGCTCTCGTTGCAAAATTATACGGTGATTCAAGCTAAAAGTGGCCTTGAGGCATTAGAACTTCTCAATAAAGGCTTTAAACCGGACCTGGTTTTGCTAGATGTGATGATGCCGAAAATGACGGGGTATGAAGTCACGCAAAAAATTCGGGAAACCTGGCAGGCATCAGAAATGCCGGTGTTATTATTAACCGCTAAAAATCAATTGTCCGATTTAGTAGCTGGATTTGAAGCTGGGGCTAATGATTATCTAACCAAACCTGTAGAAAAGGATGAATTATTAGCCCGGATTAAAACCCATTTGAATTTGCTTCGGCTGAAAACTGAAAATGTTCGATTAGTGGCGGAATTAGAGGTTACTCGTCAGCAGCAACAAATGCTCTTACCCAGTGCAGAAGAGTTGCTATGGATTGAGGGTTTAGAGATTGCCGCTTTTATGGAACCTGCAACGGAAGTCGGGGGAGATTACTATGATGTGATTCAACATCAAGGGGGGGTGAAAATTGGCATTGGAGATGTGACGGGACATGGGTTAGAAAGCGGGGTTTTAATGATTATGGTGCAAATGGCCGTCCGCACTCTCCTCCAAAGTGATATCAGCAATCCGGTACATTTTTTGACCCTGCTCAATTTAGCCGTTTATGGCAATTTGCAACGCATGAAATCGGAAAAGAATATGTCCCTGATGTTACTGGATTATCATCAAGGGAAACTGGTGGTCAGTGGACAACATGAAGATATTATCCTGGTGCGCGCCGAGGGTCAAGTGGAGTTAATCGATACAGTGGATTTAGGGTTTCCCGTGGGGTTAGTGGAAGATATTGGGGAGTTTGTCGCTGAAATGGAGATTGAATTAAACCCTGGAGATGTGGCGATCGTCTATACCGATGGGATTACGGAAGCGGAAAATATAGAGGGAGTGCAATATGGGTTACACCGCATGAAGGAACTGGCGGGTCAACAACAAGGGCGATCGGCAACAGAAATTGTGGATGTTATTTTAGCCGATGTCCGGGAATTTATCGGGGAACAAAAAGTGTATGATGATATTACTTTGTTGGTTTTGAAGCAGAAATAA
- a CDS encoding DUF2470 domain-containing protein, whose amino-acid sequence MADLISAQVSDRICKHMNDDHADSVLLYAQVFGEVPDATSATLLAIDPLGMNLTAEIGGKSMPVRVTFDHALADSEDAHHTLIAMVKQARQAKTV is encoded by the coding sequence ATGGCGGATCTCATTTCGGCTCAAGTGAGCGATCGCATTTGCAAGCACATGAACGACGACCATGCAGATTCTGTGCTGCTATATGCTCAAGTCTTTGGGGAGGTTCCTGATGCAACCTCCGCCACCCTACTGGCGATCGACCCCCTGGGGATGAACCTCACGGCGGAAATCGGGGGAAAATCTATGCCGGTTCGAGTCACCTTTGACCATGCACTCGCCGATTCTGAAGATGCTCACCACACGTTAATTGCGATGGTGAAACAGGCAAGACAAGCCAAAACTGTATAA
- a CDS encoding DegT/DnrJ/EryC1/StrS family aminotransferase, giving the protein MWSRKRFDIDYIDLIYGLGAALTVGNAQRQGLQNDLEDWWGQDSTGEAVACLSVRSGWDLLLQALQLPPGSEVAMSALTIPDMVTIVRHHGLVPVPIDLDPQTMAPDPASLDQATGPRTRVIIIAHLFGARVDLAPILAARDRVGAILVEDCAQAFTPGFRGHPEADVSCFSFGSIKFATALGGGLLRVRDSQLADCLRQIQSTYPVQDSGNYTRRLLKYLGLKTLSSRPGFTALIWGCRRLGMDYDRLLNQSVKGFPQDELIWRLRHQPCAPLLGLLRHRLQGYSEKRLAEQTHRGQRLIQLLQEYCPEIQVPGVAASPNLHWVVPILAEDPEIAIATLANAGFDATQGHSMTVVDPPETHREGEPRKTRELFQHLLYLPCYPAMDETALVSLAQALRPISSPSVAQFSRMSSP; this is encoded by the coding sequence ATGTGGTCGCGCAAACGTTTTGATATCGATTATATTGATTTGATTTACGGATTGGGTGCAGCATTGACGGTGGGAAATGCACAGCGTCAGGGGTTGCAAAATGACTTGGAGGACTGGTGGGGCCAGGACTCGACGGGGGAGGCAGTCGCCTGTTTATCCGTGCGTTCGGGGTGGGATTTGCTGCTTCAGGCGTTGCAATTGCCTCCCGGGAGTGAAGTGGCAATGAGTGCATTGACCATTCCCGATATGGTGACCATTGTTCGTCATCATGGCCTGGTCCCGGTCCCGATTGATTTGGACCCCCAGACAATGGCACCGGATCCCGCTAGTTTGGACCAGGCGACTGGTCCGCGAACTCGGGTGATTATTATCGCGCATTTGTTCGGAGCTCGGGTGGATTTAGCGCCGATTTTAGCAGCGCGCGATCGCGTTGGGGCGATTTTGGTCGAAGACTGTGCACAGGCATTCACCCCCGGATTTCGGGGTCATCCCGAGGCGGATGTGAGTTGTTTTAGTTTTGGCAGTATCAAGTTTGCCACGGCCCTGGGTGGGGGGTTATTGCGTGTGCGTGACTCCCAACTCGCGGATTGCCTCCGCCAAATCCAATCGACTTATCCAGTCCAAGATTCGGGGAACTACACCCGCAGATTGCTGAAATATCTGGGTCTGAAAACCCTCTCCAGTCGCCCTGGATTTACGGCGTTGATTTGGGGATGTCGGCGGTTGGGAATGGATTACGATCGCCTTTTGAATCAGTCGGTGAAGGGGTTTCCCCAGGATGAACTAATCTGGCGTCTGCGTCATCAACCTTGTGCGCCTCTGTTAGGGTTACTCCGTCATCGCTTGCAGGGTTATAGTGAGAAACGTTTAGCGGAACAAACTCACCGGGGTCAGCGCCTAATTCAGTTGTTGCAGGAGTATTGTCCCGAGATTCAGGTGCCAGGGGTCGCTGCTTCGCCTAATCTGCACTGGGTTGTCCCAATTTTGGCTGAGGACCCGGAAATTGCGATCGCCACCCTTGCCAATGCAGGGTTTGACGCAACTCAGGGCCATAGCATGACGGTAGTGGACCCACCGGAAACTCATCGGGAAGGGGAACCCAGGAAGACTCGTGAACTGTTCCAGCATTTGCTCTATCTCCCTTGCTATCCGGCAATGGATGAGACTGCATTGGTCTCTCTGGCGCAGGCGTTACGGCCCATTTCTTCTCCCTCGGTGGCCCAGTTTTCGAGGATGAGTTCGCCATAA